In Tindallia magadiensis, one DNA window encodes the following:
- the eutA gene encoding ethanolamine ammonia-lyase reactivating factor EutA, producing MAQQLKSVGIDVGTSTTQLVFSRITVENTAAAWTVPTVQITHKEVIYRSEIYFTPLISAEVIDAAALKDIVAREYQQGKMKPEEVDTGAIIITGETARKENAEQVLTMLSGFAGDFVVATAGPDLEGVLAGKGSGACDYSKEHNATVMNLDIGGGTTNVAVFQNGKLIDTACYDIGGRLIQFSEDQHITYISQKAEALIKHLGLEIALGKKPSMSALKQFCQGMAETIVEIMNADTLSPIQELLITDHGLRKNHSIDKAFLSGGVADCVASANPEEDDWLRYGDIGILLGNAIAQSASKTKHQILYGSETIGATVVGAGNHSTDVSGSTVHYDGELLPLKNIPLIKLDEEEEALPSADRQQKMSEKMEWIQQQGDTSLVALGIRGQRGYGFNEIQALAKDIAMVSEKINGSDHPLIVILESDFGKSLGLCLRSMIPKGQGLICIDSINADNGDYIDIGVPVAQGQVVPIVIKTLLFGY from the coding sequence GTGGCACAACAGCTAAAAAGTGTTGGGATCGATGTCGGCACCAGCACTACTCAATTGGTTTTTTCCAGGATAACCGTAGAAAACACAGCGGCTGCCTGGACCGTTCCTACCGTTCAAATTACCCATAAGGAAGTAATCTATCGCAGTGAAATATATTTTACTCCACTGATCAGTGCTGAGGTAATTGATGCAGCGGCATTGAAAGACATCGTTGCCAGGGAATATCAACAAGGAAAAATGAAACCGGAAGAAGTAGACACAGGAGCCATTATCATCACTGGAGAGACAGCAAGAAAAGAAAATGCAGAGCAAGTCCTTACCATGCTTAGTGGCTTTGCCGGAGATTTTGTGGTGGCTACGGCTGGACCGGATTTGGAAGGCGTATTGGCTGGAAAAGGTTCCGGAGCCTGTGATTATTCAAAAGAGCATAATGCAACGGTAATGAATCTGGATATTGGAGGGGGAACAACCAATGTCGCTGTATTTCAAAATGGAAAATTAATTGATACGGCTTGTTACGACATTGGTGGAAGGCTTATTCAGTTTTCGGAAGACCAACACATTACCTATATTTCTCAAAAGGCGGAGGCTCTGATCAAGCATTTAGGCTTAGAGATAGCTTTAGGGAAAAAACCTTCTATGTCAGCCTTAAAGCAATTTTGTCAGGGAATGGCTGAAACCATCGTAGAAATTATGAATGCTGACACCCTTTCTCCTATACAGGAGCTGCTTATTACAGATCATGGCTTAAGAAAGAATCATTCTATTGACAAAGCTTTTTTATCTGGCGGTGTTGCTGATTGTGTCGCCTCTGCAAATCCTGAGGAAGACGACTGGCTGCGATACGGGGATATAGGCATTCTTCTGGGAAATGCCATTGCCCAGTCAGCATCCAAAACAAAGCATCAGATCCTTTACGGCTCGGAAACCATAGGAGCAACGGTGGTGGGTGCTGGCAATCACAGTACAGATGTTAGTGGCAGTACGGTTCATTATGACGGAGAATTATTGCCCTTAAAGAATATACCGCTCATCAAACTGGATGAGGAAGAAGAAGCACTACCGTCGGCTGATCGGCAGCAAAAAATGAGTGAAAAAATGGAGTGGATTCAACAACAAGGCGACACCTCTTTGGTTGCCTTAGGAATCAGAGGCCAACGAGGTTACGGTTTTAATGAAATCCAAGCCTTAGCCAAGGATATCGCCATGGTCAGTGAAAAAATTAATGGATCGGATCATCCCTTAATTGTAATCCTGGAAAGCGATTTCGGTAAGTCGCTGGGACTTTGCCTGCGAAGCATGATTCCCAAAGGGCAAGGATTGATTTGTATCGATTCAATCAATGCGGACAATGGAGATTATATTGACATAGGAGTTCCCGTTGCACAAGGCCAAGTAGTGCCAATTGTAATCAAAACCTTGCTTTTTGGTTACTAG
- a CDS encoding ethanolamine ammonia-lyase subunit EutB, producing the protein MRLGTSLFGQQYLFKSVKEVMAKANEEKSGDALAGIIAETMTERVAAKEVLSQLTLETLYHHPSVPYDEDEVTRLIYDDLSMPIYEEIKEWTVADLREWILDENTTNDMIRRVSRGLTSEMIAAVTKLMSNMDLVLGAQKMIVTAHCNTTIGEPGTLSFRLQPNHTTDNLDGIMVSLMEGVSYGVGDAVLGLNPVIDTVESVGNILKMFDEFKRKWEIPTQTCVLAHVTTQMGAIEKGAPADLMFQSIAGSQKGNEAFGFTVETLRQAEALMKKHSTATGPNYFYFETGQGSELSSEAHHDTDQVTMESRCYGLARHFKPFLVNTVVGFIGPEYLYDSKQVTRAGLEDHFMGKLHGLPMGVDACYTNHMKTDQNDIENLAVLLTMAGCNYFMAIPAGDDIMLNYQCTGYHDAHSLRSISGKKPIKAFGEWLERMEIVKDGKLTQRAGDASIFMK; encoded by the coding sequence ATGAGATTAGGAACATCTTTGTTTGGACAGCAGTACCTGTTCAAAAGTGTAAAAGAAGTGATGGCAAAAGCCAATGAAGAAAAGTCAGGGGATGCACTGGCGGGAATTATTGCGGAAACGATGACGGAAAGAGTGGCGGCGAAAGAGGTGTTAAGCCAGCTGACCTTAGAAACCCTGTATCATCATCCGTCCGTTCCCTACGACGAAGATGAAGTGACCCGTTTGATTTACGATGATCTCAGCATGCCCATTTATGAAGAAATTAAGGAGTGGACAGTAGCTGATCTGAGAGAATGGATTCTGGATGAAAACACGACCAATGATATGATACGACGAGTTTCTCGTGGTCTTACTTCCGAAATGATTGCCGCCGTAACCAAATTAATGAGCAATATGGATTTGGTGTTGGGAGCCCAAAAGATGATTGTAACGGCTCATTGCAATACTACTATCGGAGAACCGGGAACCCTCTCTTTTCGATTGCAGCCAAATCATACCACCGACAATTTAGATGGCATCATGGTGTCGCTGATGGAAGGTGTGTCCTACGGAGTAGGAGATGCTGTACTGGGACTAAATCCGGTAATTGACACCGTGGAAAGCGTTGGAAACATTTTGAAAATGTTTGATGAGTTCAAAAGAAAATGGGAAATACCGACACAAACCTGTGTATTGGCCCATGTGACCACGCAAATGGGAGCCATTGAAAAAGGCGCACCGGCAGACTTAATGTTTCAATCCATTGCCGGATCTCAAAAGGGAAATGAAGCTTTTGGATTTACGGTAGAAACGCTTCGGCAGGCAGAAGCCTTAATGAAAAAACATAGTACAGCCACCGGACCAAACTATTTTTACTTTGAAACAGGGCAGGGATCTGAGCTGTCCAGTGAAGCACATCATGATACAGATCAGGTAACCATGGAATCCAGATGCTATGGATTAGCCCGTCATTTCAAGCCTTTTCTGGTAAATACGGTGGTTGGGTTTATTGGACCGGAATACCTTTATGACAGCAAACAAGTAACACGAGCCGGTTTAGAAGATCACTTTATGGGAAAACTGCATGGGTTGCCAATGGGAGTGGATGCTTGTTACACCAATCATATGAAAACAGATCAGAATGACATTGAAAACTTAGCGGTATTACTGACGATGGCCGGATGCAACTACTTTATGGCCATACCGGCAGGGGATGATATTATGCTTAACTACCAATGCACCGGTTATCATGACGCCCACAGCTTAAGAAGTATCAGTGGGAAAAAACCTATTAAAGCTTTTGGAGAATGGCTGGAACGAATGGAAATTGTTAAAGACGGTAAGCTGACTCAACGAGCTGGCGATGCATCTATTTTTATGAAGTAG
- the eutC gene encoding ethanolamine ammonia-lyase subunit EutC, translated as MNENQLKSIIEEVIREHQLSKEPGREESPSSASVQPVKTDTPETIKEEDSVTGYRIEDYLVVPDPENKEAYANYKKSTPARVGIWRSGPRYTTPTYLRFRADHAVAQDAVFTDVSDELIEANGWQKLQTLVADKDEYLTRPDLGRKLDEESVEVLRKLNATPPTVQVYVADGLSSTAIETNAVDALKTIEMGLKNQGIQMGTPFFLKYGRVPSMDQVSELTGAQVTAVLIGERPGLATGESMSCYMIYQGKVGNPESSRTVISNIHQSGTPAVEAGAHIAEIIQKILHEKKSGVDLKL; from the coding sequence ATGAACGAAAATCAATTAAAGTCCATTATTGAAGAAGTAATCCGGGAACATCAGTTAAGCAAAGAGCCGGGTCGGGAAGAAAGTCCCTCCTCAGCATCGGTTCAGCCAGTAAAGACAGATACTCCTGAAACCATTAAGGAAGAAGATAGCGTGACCGGTTACCGGATAGAAGATTATTTAGTGGTTCCTGATCCGGAAAACAAAGAAGCCTATGCCAATTATAAAAAGTCAACGCCAGCCAGAGTAGGTATTTGGCGGTCAGGTCCCCGTTATACAACGCCAACATATTTAAGGTTTCGGGCAGATCATGCGGTGGCGCAGGACGCTGTGTTTACCGATGTTTCTGATGAATTAATCGAAGCCAATGGATGGCAAAAACTTCAAACCCTTGTGGCAGATAAAGATGAATATCTGACCAGACCAGATTTAGGAAGAAAGCTGGACGAAGAATCGGTAGAAGTCTTACGAAAGCTAAATGCAACCCCACCTACCGTTCAGGTGTATGTAGCGGATGGATTGTCTTCAACAGCCATTGAAACAAACGCCGTAGATGCTCTGAAAACCATTGAAATGGGACTGAAAAATCAAGGCATTCAAATGGGGACACCCTTTTTCCTTAAATATGGAAGGGTACCATCCATGGATCAGGTATCAGAACTTACGGGTGCACAGGTCACCGCTGTTTTAATAGGAGAAAGACCTGGGCTTGCCACAGGAGAATCCATGAGCTGCTATATGATTTATCAGGGCAAAGTGGGAAATCCGGAGTCCAGCAGAACCGTGATCAGTAATATTCATCAAAGTGGTACACCTGCGGTGGAAGCAGGAGCCCATATTGCCGAGATTATTCAAAAAATCCTTCATGAGAAAAAAAGTGGCGTGGATTTAAAATTATAG